Proteins from one Candidatus Hydrogenedentota bacterium genomic window:
- the hydG gene encoding [FeFe] hydrogenase H-cluster radical SAM maturase HydG codes for MLVDHADTAPFIDEEQIEATLARESRKDAARVREVLAKSRELHGLEMDEVASLTTVSDSELLGEMFEAARFVKEQIYGRRLVLFAPLYISNLCANECLYCAFRKTNKQIKRRALTQEEIAHETRILIDQGHKRILLVAGESYPVEGFDYVLKSVATIYNTRHANGEIRRVNVNVAPLTTAEFRQLKAASIGTYQLFQETYHHETYTKMHVDGLKRDYNWRVTAMDRAMEAGIDDVGIGILFGLFDYRFEILALMQHIRHLEQRFGVGPHTISVPRIEPALNAEIAAHPPHPVSDIDFRRIVAILRLAVPYTGIIMSTRETPNIRRETFALGVSQISAGSRTNPGGYAEDEEYDCSQFALGDHRPLDEVIRDVASLGYIPSFCTACYRLGRTGEDFMDLAKPGKIKDHCDVNAVSTFMEYLCDYASDKTLAVGGQCIADALEGMTPERRNTAQTLIDQVRAGRRDCCV; via the coding sequence ATGTTAGTAGACCACGCTGATACCGCCCCCTTTATCGACGAAGAACAAATCGAGGCCACACTGGCCCGCGAATCCCGCAAGGACGCCGCCCGTGTGCGCGAGGTCCTTGCCAAATCGCGCGAACTGCACGGCCTCGAGATGGACGAAGTAGCCTCCCTGACCACCGTGAGCGACTCGGAGTTATTGGGTGAGATGTTCGAGGCCGCCCGGTTCGTCAAGGAGCAGATCTACGGCCGGCGGCTGGTTCTGTTCGCACCGCTCTACATCTCGAACCTCTGCGCCAACGAGTGCCTTTATTGCGCGTTCCGCAAGACGAACAAACAGATCAAGCGCCGTGCCCTTACCCAGGAGGAGATCGCCCACGAGACCCGCATCCTTATCGACCAGGGACACAAACGGATACTGCTGGTGGCGGGCGAGTCGTATCCTGTCGAGGGATTCGATTACGTGCTGAAATCGGTTGCCACGATATACAACACGCGTCACGCCAACGGCGAAATCCGCCGCGTGAATGTCAATGTCGCCCCGCTGACGACCGCCGAGTTCCGACAGCTCAAGGCCGCGAGCATCGGCACGTACCAGCTTTTCCAGGAGACCTACCACCATGAAACATACACCAAGATGCATGTTGATGGGCTCAAACGCGACTACAACTGGCGCGTGACCGCCATGGACCGCGCCATGGAAGCCGGTATTGACGACGTGGGGATCGGTATCCTGTTTGGACTGTTCGACTACCGATTCGAGATCCTGGCGCTCATGCAGCATATCCGTCATCTCGAGCAGCGCTTCGGCGTGGGGCCGCACACCATCAGCGTACCGCGGATTGAACCCGCCCTGAACGCCGAGATTGCCGCGCATCCCCCGCATCCGGTGTCGGATATCGATTTCCGGAGGATCGTCGCTATTCTGCGGCTGGCGGTTCCCTATACCGGCATCATCATGTCGACCCGCGAGACCCCGAACATCCGCCGCGAGACCTTCGCATTGGGCGTTTCCCAGATCTCGGCGGGAAGCCGCACCAATCCCGGCGGATACGCGGAAGACGAGGAATACGATTGCAGCCAGTTCGCGCTGGGCGATCACCGGCCGCTCGATGAAGTCATCCGCGATGTCGCATCCCTGGGTTACATCCCATCGTTCTGCACCGCCTGTTACCGCCTCGGACGCACCGGCGAGGACTTCATGGACCTCGCCAAACCGGGCAAGATCAAAGACCACTGCGACGTTAACGCCGTCAGTACCTTCATGGAGTATCTGTGCGATTATGCCTCAGACAAGACGCTCGCGGTCGGCGGGCAATGCATCGCCGACGCTCTCGAAGGCATGACGCCGGAGCGCCGCAACACCGCGCAAACCCTCATTGACCAGGTGAGAGCGGGCAGACGCGATTGCTGCGTGTAG
- a CDS encoding GAF domain-containing sensor histidine kinase has translation MSRIEETVRYIDLARVTVPIHEFTADERSALDDVNHRVASGQSLSDVMDFVFESTLELFPCDRLSISFVQEDDRVVSHWTRALYSPVILQPGYAEDLRQSTLARVRDTGHVRIIDDLEAYLAAKGSSSSTRLLVREGVRSSMTCPLSVEGRNVGFLFRSSREPNAYGMHEVLLHSALAERLSQAVEKAYRIEQLTAANQAYAEILGFVSHELKSPLGGIVMDANVLDQEYLGRLEPLQRERIAKMRGKAEYLLTLIKDYLDLARVEGSGFGFQPRGGVDFMADVVAPAIDVVQAQIEERRMSLTREVPDNPPAVECDPGLLNIVMVNLLGNAVKYGNEEGHIRLRVTSAERKLAVSVWNEGPGFPKSERSKLFKKFSRLQTRELMARKGTGVGLYTSWRIIQAHGGRIWADAEEGAWAEFCFEIPQPLDQTGSQ, from the coding sequence ATGAGCAGAATTGAGGAAACGGTCCGTTACATCGACCTTGCGCGGGTCACGGTGCCCATTCATGAATTCACGGCCGATGAGCGCTCCGCCCTGGATGACGTCAATCACCGCGTGGCTTCCGGACAGTCGCTCAGCGATGTCATGGATTTCGTGTTCGAGTCGACTTTGGAATTGTTTCCCTGCGACCGGCTGAGCATCTCCTTCGTACAGGAAGACGACCGCGTCGTGTCTCATTGGACTCGTGCCTTGTACTCGCCGGTGATCCTGCAACCTGGATATGCGGAAGACCTTCGCCAGAGCACGCTCGCCCGGGTTCGCGACACCGGCCATGTTCGCATCATTGATGACCTGGAGGCGTATCTGGCCGCGAAGGGCAGCAGTTCCTCGACGCGCCTGTTGGTGCGCGAGGGCGTGCGGTCCAGCATGACCTGCCCGCTCTCGGTCGAGGGCCGTAACGTGGGTTTTCTGTTTCGCAGTTCGCGGGAGCCCAACGCCTACGGGATGCACGAGGTGCTGCTTCACAGCGCCCTTGCGGAGCGCCTCAGCCAGGCCGTCGAAAAGGCGTATCGCATCGAGCAACTCACGGCGGCCAACCAGGCGTATGCGGAAATACTGGGATTCGTAAGCCACGAGCTGAAGAGTCCTCTCGGCGGCATCGTGATGGACGCCAACGTGCTGGACCAGGAATACCTGGGCCGTCTGGAACCGTTACAGCGGGAGAGGATCGCGAAGATGCGGGGCAAGGCCGAATATCTCCTCACGCTGATCAAGGACTACCTCGACCTTGCCCGTGTCGAAGGCAGCGGCTTTGGTTTCCAACCGCGCGGCGGGGTGGATTTTATGGCGGATGTCGTGGCGCCGGCCATCGATGTTGTCCAGGCGCAAATCGAGGAACGGCGCATGAGCCTTACGCGGGAAGTCCCCGACAATCCTCCGGCGGTGGAATGCGATCCCGGACTTCTGAACATCGTGATGGTGAATTTGCTCGGAAATGCGGTAAAATATGGCAATGAAGAGGGTCACATACGCCTTCGCGTGACTTCGGCTGAACGCAAGCTCGCGGTGTCCGTCTGGAACGAAGGACCGGGGTTTCCCAAGAGCGAACGGTCGAAACTCTTCAAGAAGTTCTCGCGGCTGCAGACCAGAGAATTGATGGCCCGGAAAGGCACGGGCGTGGGACTTTACACGTCATGGCGGATTATCCAGGCCCATGGCGGGCGCATCTGGGCCGACGCGGAAGAAGGCGCGTGGGCCGAGTTTTGTTTCGAGATTCCGCAGCCGCTTGACCAAACCGGTAGCCAATAG
- the glnE gene encoding bifunctional [glutamate--ammonia ligase]-adenylyl-L-tyrosine phosphorylase/[glutamate--ammonia-ligase] adenylyltransferase: MAPLRRRITVYMREEFLNIDFCEPGKASECLTAILGEDESSLAPALAEALRNAADPTAAVVRMDRYFEMCINPRTERALMSATPRYTEMLVTIFDQSHYLTDIVCRNPEFVSWLWEEASLDAAVPRAQVEKELRRQLAAFDAFPGQAASMRRFKRREFLRIAVRDIFAHRPLASLVEDMSNLADATVCVALECAQCEVSARYGKPRSGGSGDEATFVVLGMGKLAGRELNFSSDIDLIFLYSGEGETSGGTSGSISNADYFRRVGERIIKMLHEQTSEGNVFRVDMRLRPYGRSGALAVSIDSAIDYYERFGQAWERQALIKVRPVAGDLALGEAFIERTRPFTFPRYFDDETLEDIRVTKQQMEARVGNRGEAGREVKLGRGGIRDIEFTVQVLQLLNGGRLPELRTANTLEAVAVLGDRGILRPFDAATLKSNYTFLRQVEHRLQIEGSQQRHVLPKDPGELDCFARRSGYASGDSFMADYRDRTEETRRILEGFLASKGDGTLWVNDLVNPHSDGHDGIARLRELGFRDPVKARQELLGLSMGPEEHTNTLRVRRAFASIAPKLLKSLGELSNPDAALLRLGQLLANLHAPGAIYDILNTDPTLCHQLTRLVANSVFLTEILMREPGLFDVIGARSGLDEPASMELLQERLEDLCGAYDREAAPYRFVAGELLRIGMRDLFEFAGVKEVGEELTNVAEVCVKHVLDRATAGVVKRYGDPGGAFAVLGAGKFGGRELGYGSDLDLVFVYEEEKSAESSVSSIEYYTALSSKLLRTLKEPTRYGILYDVDARLRPDGKKGVLAVTASRMRDYYRNDAQAWERLALVKARCVAGDPAFGRAVGEMAKNLVFDRPLTGEELDNIEEVRRKTVGHASPHDLKKGEGGIAELEFALRLLQLFHGQECPGVRCEDALGALDALAGIGALEGKDASQLREACLFLRRLENRIRMMHGRPGSGLPETPEERADLAKRLHIDEDLAAVTARHRANVHAVYEKVLKSLHGRV; this comes from the coding sequence ATGGCTCCGCTTAGGCGGCGGATTACGGTATACATGCGAGAAGAATTCCTGAACATCGACTTCTGCGAGCCAGGGAAAGCAAGCGAGTGTCTTACCGCCATTCTGGGAGAAGACGAGTCAAGTCTTGCGCCTGCGCTTGCGGAGGCGCTTCGGAATGCGGCGGACCCGACGGCGGCCGTTGTGCGCATGGACCGTTACTTCGAGATGTGCATCAATCCGCGAACAGAACGGGCTCTCATGTCGGCCACGCCGCGCTATACGGAAATGCTGGTCACGATATTTGACCAGAGCCACTACCTCACCGATATCGTCTGCCGGAATCCCGAGTTTGTGTCATGGCTGTGGGAAGAGGCGAGCCTTGACGCAGCCGTTCCCCGTGCGCAGGTGGAGAAGGAACTTCGGCGCCAGCTTGCCGCGTTCGACGCTTTTCCTGGTCAGGCGGCCTCGATGCGCCGTTTCAAACGCCGCGAATTCCTGCGCATAGCGGTTCGCGACATTTTTGCGCACCGTCCGCTCGCCTCTCTAGTAGAAGACATGTCAAACCTCGCCGATGCGACTGTTTGCGTTGCTCTCGAATGTGCGCAATGCGAGGTCTCGGCCCGTTACGGCAAACCCCGTTCGGGGGGCAGCGGAGATGAAGCCACGTTTGTGGTGCTGGGCATGGGCAAACTCGCCGGCCGTGAGCTCAACTTCAGCTCGGATATCGATCTGATTTTCCTTTACTCCGGCGAAGGCGAAACGAGCGGCGGAACTTCGGGCAGCATCAGCAATGCCGACTACTTCCGCCGCGTCGGGGAGCGCATCATCAAGATGCTGCACGAGCAGACCTCCGAGGGGAATGTTTTCCGGGTGGACATGCGCTTGCGTCCGTACGGCCGTTCGGGCGCCTTGGCGGTGAGCATTGACAGCGCCATCGACTATTACGAACGTTTCGGACAAGCCTGGGAACGCCAGGCCCTCATCAAGGTTCGGCCCGTCGCGGGTGACCTGGCCCTCGGGGAAGCGTTTATCGAACGCACGCGGCCGTTCACCTTTCCCCGATACTTCGACGACGAAACGCTTGAGGATATCCGCGTGACCAAGCAACAAATGGAGGCCCGCGTGGGAAACCGCGGTGAAGCCGGGCGCGAGGTGAAGCTGGGTCGCGGAGGCATTCGAGACATCGAGTTTACCGTGCAGGTGCTGCAGCTCTTGAACGGCGGCCGGCTTCCCGAGTTGCGCACCGCCAACACGCTTGAGGCCGTCGCCGTACTCGGCGACCGCGGGATTCTCCGTCCTTTTGATGCGGCTACGCTCAAGAGCAATTACACGTTCTTGCGCCAAGTCGAGCACCGCCTGCAGATCGAGGGCAGCCAGCAGCGTCACGTGTTGCCCAAGGATCCTGGTGAACTCGACTGCTTCGCACGCCGTTCAGGATATGCCAGCGGCGATTCGTTCATGGCGGATTACCGTGACCGGACCGAAGAGACGCGCCGGATCCTCGAAGGCTTCCTTGCTTCGAAGGGCGACGGAACATTGTGGGTAAACGATCTTGTGAATCCTCATTCGGATGGACACGATGGCATCGCGCGATTGCGGGAGTTGGGCTTTCGCGACCCGGTAAAAGCCCGCCAGGAACTGCTTGGCCTGAGTATGGGTCCCGAGGAACACACCAATACCTTGCGTGTTCGGCGGGCCTTCGCCAGTATCGCGCCCAAGTTGCTCAAGTCATTGGGGGAACTTTCTAACCCGGACGCCGCGTTGCTTCGTTTGGGGCAGCTTCTTGCCAACCTGCACGCCCCCGGGGCGATCTACGACATCCTCAACACCGACCCCACACTCTGCCATCAACTGACGCGCCTCGTCGCCAACAGCGTCTTCCTGACCGAGATCCTTATGCGCGAGCCCGGCCTGTTCGACGTTATCGGCGCGCGCAGCGGGCTCGACGAGCCCGCTTCGATGGAGCTCTTGCAGGAGCGTCTGGAGGATTTATGTGGCGCCTACGACCGGGAAGCCGCCCCGTACCGTTTTGTGGCGGGAGAACTGCTCCGCATCGGTATGCGCGACCTGTTCGAGTTCGCCGGAGTGAAGGAGGTCGGCGAAGAACTCACCAACGTTGCCGAGGTCTGTGTGAAGCATGTTCTCGACCGGGCAACTGCAGGCGTTGTGAAACGCTACGGCGATCCTGGCGGAGCGTTTGCCGTCCTTGGGGCGGGTAAGTTTGGCGGCCGTGAACTCGGATACGGCAGCGATCTCGACCTCGTATTCGTGTATGAGGAAGAGAAATCCGCGGAATCAAGCGTTTCGTCCATCGAGTATTATACGGCGTTGTCTTCGAAGCTTCTGCGGACGCTCAAGGAACCTACGCGTTACGGTATCTTGTACGACGTCGATGCCCGGCTTCGTCCTGACGGCAAGAAGGGGGTGCTTGCGGTGACGGCCTCGCGTATGCGGGACTATTATCGGAATGACGCCCAGGCATGGGAGCGTCTTGCTCTGGTTAAGGCGCGTTGTGTGGCGGGCGACCCGGCGTTTGGCAGAGCAGTCGGCGAAATGGCGAAAAACCTCGTGTTCGACCGGCCTCTTACGGGGGAGGAACTCGACAATATCGAGGAAGTGCGGCGAAAGACAGTTGGCCACGCTTCCCCGCACGACCTGAAGAAGGGGGAGGGCGGCATCGCCGAACTGGAATTCGCGCTGCGGCTTCTGCAACTCTTCCACGGTCAGGAGTGTCCCGGCGTGCGCTGCGAGGACGCGCTCGGTGCGCTTGATGCCTTGGCGGGCATTGGGGCGCTCGAAGGCAAGGATGCCTCCCAATTGCGCGAGGCCTGCCTTTTCCTCAGGCGGCTCGAGAACCGCATACGCATGATGCACGGGCGGCCGGGGAGCGGGCTTCCCGAAACGCCTGAGGAACGCGCCGACCTGGCCAAGCGGCTCCATATTGACGAGGACCTGGCCGCCGTGACAGCCCGTCACAGGGCGAATGTCCACGCGGTGTATGAAAAGGTCCTGAAATCGTTGCACGGCCGGGTATGA
- a CDS encoding aldo/keto reductase encodes MEAAPKPTAALPRRAYGETPVELSVIGFGGIVITNVDQKRANRVVAEAFERGVNYFDVAPTYGDAEIKLGPALEPYRKDVFLACKTTQRQRAEAENEFRQSLERLRTDHFDLYQLHGLSDLTNDVEPVFAKNGVMDMLLERKRAGQIRFLGFSAHTVEAAFAALDRYQFDSVLFPINFGCFYEGDFGPQVVQRAKKHGAARLALKAMALQQWKDGDPKHEKYPKCWYEPITRRDLAAKALRWTLSQPITAAIPPGEEELFWLAVDIASTSIEPALGDAQELETMAHGLNVIFRVEKKV; translated from the coding sequence ATGGAAGCAGCACCCAAGCCAACCGCCGCGTTGCCCCGTCGGGCCTATGGCGAAACCCCCGTCGAGCTGTCCGTCATCGGGTTTGGCGGCATCGTTATCACGAACGTCGACCAGAAGCGCGCCAACCGGGTGGTAGCAGAGGCTTTCGAGCGCGGGGTCAACTACTTCGATGTCGCCCCGACCTATGGCGACGCCGAAATCAAGCTCGGACCGGCTCTCGAGCCCTACCGCAAAGACGTTTTCCTGGCGTGCAAAACAACCCAGCGCCAGCGCGCCGAGGCCGAGAACGAGTTCCGGCAGTCCCTTGAACGCCTGAGGACGGACCATTTCGATCTGTACCAGCTCCACGGGCTGTCTGATCTCACGAATGACGTCGAGCCCGTTTTTGCCAAGAACGGCGTGATGGATATGTTGCTCGAACGCAAACGCGCGGGACAGATCCGGTTTCTGGGATTCTCGGCTCATACCGTTGAGGCTGCGTTTGCGGCATTGGACCGTTACCAATTCGATTCGGTCCTGTTTCCGATCAATTTTGGCTGTTTCTACGAAGGGGATTTTGGGCCCCAAGTTGTCCAGAGAGCCAAGAAACACGGGGCCGCGCGTCTTGCCCTCAAGGCCATGGCTCTTCAACAGTGGAAGGATGGCGACCCCAAACACGAGAAGTACCCGAAATGCTGGTACGAGCCAATCACGCGGCGCGACCTGGCCGCGAAAGCGCTCCGCTGGACCCTCAGCCAGCCCATCACCGCCGCTATCCCCCCTGGCGAAGAAGAGTTGTTCTGGTTGGCGGTCGACATCGCCTCGACGTCTATCGAGCCCGCCCTGGGCGATGCCCAGGAACTCGAGACCATGGCTCACGGCTTGAACGTCATCTTCCGCGTTGAGAAAAAGGTTTAG
- a CDS encoding TIM barrel protein, with protein sequence MQNQSRRNFLSTALGLGAAASITSPFKAFGAEKPGSKMKFGLVTYLWGQHWDLPTLIANCEASRVLGVELRTTHKHGVEPTLTPEQRKEVKKRFDDSPVDFVGIGSNEAFDHTDPEALKKAIQATKDFIKLSQDCGGSGVKVKPNNLHKDAEAPEVTIKRIGKALNEVAAFGVDYGQQIRLEVHGQCQELPIMKQIMDVADHPNVTVCWNSNSPDLEGEGLEHNFNLVKGRFGATAHVRELNEGDYPYQDLINLFVKMDYAGWILLEGRTDPQDKIAALIEQQKVFNEMVAKAQQALA encoded by the coding sequence ATGCAGAACCAATCCCGCCGGAATTTTCTGTCGACGGCCCTCGGGCTTGGCGCGGCGGCTTCGATAACGTCGCCGTTTAAGGCCTTTGGAGCCGAAAAACCCGGTTCGAAGATGAAATTCGGTTTAGTAACCTATCTGTGGGGCCAGCACTGGGACCTGCCGACGCTTATCGCCAATTGCGAGGCATCCAGGGTGTTGGGCGTCGAACTTCGCACGACACACAAACACGGCGTCGAACCCACTCTGACTCCCGAACAGCGTAAGGAGGTGAAGAAGCGCTTCGACGACAGCCCCGTGGACTTTGTAGGCATTGGCAGCAATGAGGCCTTCGATCATACCGACCCCGAGGCCTTGAAGAAGGCCATTCAGGCCACGAAGGATTTCATTAAGCTCAGTCAGGATTGCGGAGGCTCGGGTGTCAAGGTCAAGCCCAACAACCTCCACAAGGATGCAGAGGCCCCCGAGGTTACCATCAAGCGCATCGGCAAGGCCCTCAACGAAGTGGCCGCTTTCGGCGTGGACTATGGCCAGCAGATCCGGCTCGAAGTGCATGGACAATGCCAGGAACTGCCCATAATGAAACAGATCATGGACGTTGCGGACCATCCCAACGTAACGGTCTGCTGGAACTCGAATTCGCCGGATCTTGAGGGGGAAGGCCTGGAGCACAATTTCAACCTGGTGAAGGGCCGCTTTGGCGCTACGGCGCACGTGCGTGAACTGAACGAGGGGGATTATCCTTACCAGGACCTGATAAACCTCTTCGTCAAAATGGACTATGCGGGATGGATCCTGCTTGAGGGCCGCACCGACCCCCAAGACAAAATCGCCGCGCTGATCGAGCAGCAGAAAGTGTTTAACGAGATGGTTGCCAAGGCCCAGCAGGCGTTGGCATAG
- a CDS encoding glycosyl hydrolase, translated as MIKRGHFAEIALQGVVIVGMWAIFPVFQAGAQPALDELERVFTEVPMEARRWTGPLFWLHGDESRERLEMYLGKVAEGGNGCFTAESRPHNDWLGEGWFRDLGICLEAAKRHNLDMWIFDEKWWPSGEAGGRVPAEYASKRLQAAVFENAGAIPPSVENLVAVIAGRAKGEGWDGNSLLDLTRDFSDGILDTTLPKGFQIAAFTWALGPKRGENYLVDGASQAAVDWYLDTVYQPHYDRFPNDFGPTIKGFFYDEPETYGDWGTEVIPMLNELGVDWKRAFIAKKLTLADPDEQTAALFKYNFALAEAWGRTLYGGITNWCHEHHVRSIGHFLEHADCPLSQDLCAGDMFQLEKYSDMGGIDAVFDQFIMGKRVARDHPTWQTPKLGSSITHAYGKPGDVTMVEIFGARGQDLTYPEMKWWADHMHVSGVNFFIPHSFNPRAPDDTDCPPYFYNGGFEPRWPLYRVFADYTARLSHVLTGGRHVCPVALLYLGQSCHAGKAVRPDTMSEALQDALYDCDWIPYEVFEKDMRISGPLLNLRDEKYHILIVPPVETIPYETLLKARDFFESGGVVAGYGFLPSKSASLGRGSGEIADLVQALWGGAEPSINPCRTAPSGGKSFLLPESVTPEMLQTVFRDEAGIHATLEVVEGDTGNWLHVLHRVKDERDVFFVANQVYEGPARTFTLRAQAKGFPECWDPLRNDISALPFTRISENEAEFKLTLEPLESVLLVFTPESRSKPARIQESGAKPRRVLDLARTGEAKTPEPAALSLEGCKWVWHPGENALTNAPPGMRYFRKTVSLPDTSGLASARALLSADNAFVLFVNGNEIGRSAPGDEAWRQPQEFQLTGALRAGDNVLAIAAENTSGKDNPAGVIGRFEFHFTSDNVVFQINLDASWQASREAPDGWNASVETPGTWLAAAEVVQYGDAPWGHVGKPLSRPANPFEGVFALPEGVDLAKERVCVEMDGVFEGARLTVNGAYAGGVIGAPFRVDITRHLASGENKLLIEPYAPETVRLALYD; from the coding sequence ATGATCAAACGAGGCCATTTTGCCGAAATTGCGCTGCAGGGGGTTGTGATAGTGGGCATGTGGGCGATCTTTCCGGTCTTCCAGGCGGGGGCGCAACCGGCCCTCGATGAACTGGAGCGCGTGTTCACGGAAGTCCCCATGGAAGCGCGCCGGTGGACCGGCCCCCTGTTCTGGCTGCATGGCGACGAAAGCCGCGAGCGGCTGGAAATGTACCTGGGCAAGGTCGCTGAGGGCGGCAACGGATGTTTCACCGCGGAGTCGCGCCCCCACAACGACTGGCTCGGCGAGGGGTGGTTCCGCGATTTGGGCATTTGCCTCGAAGCCGCCAAACGTCACAACCTCGACATGTGGATATTTGACGAGAAATGGTGGCCCAGCGGCGAGGCAGGCGGACGCGTCCCCGCCGAATATGCCAGCAAGAGGCTCCAAGCCGCCGTCTTCGAAAATGCCGGGGCCATCCCGCCGTCGGTGGAGAATCTGGTTGCCGTCATTGCGGGCCGGGCAAAAGGCGAGGGATGGGATGGGAACTCGCTCCTCGACCTCACGCGAGATTTCAGTGACGGCATACTTGATACGACGCTGCCAAAAGGCTTCCAGATTGCCGCCTTCACATGGGCACTGGGACCGAAGCGGGGAGAAAACTATCTGGTCGACGGAGCCAGCCAAGCCGCGGTGGACTGGTATCTCGACACCGTGTACCAGCCGCATTATGACCGTTTTCCAAACGATTTCGGACCCACAATCAAAGGATTCTTCTACGACGAGCCGGAGACGTACGGCGATTGGGGCACGGAGGTGATCCCGATGCTGAACGAGCTCGGGGTAGACTGGAAACGCGCGTTCATTGCGAAGAAGCTCACCTTGGCGGACCCCGACGAGCAGACGGCCGCGTTGTTTAAGTACAATTTCGCGCTGGCGGAGGCTTGGGGCCGAACGCTGTATGGAGGAATCACGAACTGGTGCCACGAGCACCATGTGCGGTCCATCGGCCACTTCCTCGAGCATGCGGACTGTCCGCTGAGCCAGGATTTGTGCGCGGGCGACATGTTCCAGCTGGAGAAGTACAGCGACATGGGCGGCATCGACGCAGTGTTCGACCAGTTCATCATGGGCAAACGCGTGGCGCGCGACCACCCGACATGGCAGACGCCGAAGCTGGGGAGTTCCATCACCCACGCCTATGGCAAGCCCGGCGACGTCACCATGGTGGAAATATTCGGGGCAAGGGGGCAAGACCTCACCTATCCGGAAATGAAGTGGTGGGCCGATCACATGCACGTGTCGGGCGTGAACTTCTTCATCCCCCACTCATTCAATCCGCGCGCCCCTGACGACACCGATTGCCCGCCGTATTTCTATAATGGCGGCTTCGAGCCCCGATGGCCCCTGTACCGGGTGTTCGCGGACTATACGGCGCGGTTGAGCCACGTGCTGACCGGCGGCCGGCACGTCTGTCCCGTCGCGCTGTTATACCTTGGCCAGAGCTGCCACGCAGGCAAAGCCGTGCGCCCTGACACCATGAGCGAGGCGCTGCAGGACGCCTTGTATGATTGCGACTGGATTCCCTACGAGGTGTTCGAAAAGGACATGCGTATCAGCGGCCCGTTGCTGAACCTTCGCGATGAGAAATACCACATCCTGATAGTGCCGCCCGTCGAAACCATCCCATACGAAACGTTGCTGAAGGCCCGGGATTTCTTCGAATCGGGCGGCGTGGTCGCAGGATACGGTTTCCTGCCTTCGAAGTCCGCGTCGCTCGGCCGCGGTTCCGGGGAGATCGCGGACCTCGTGCAGGCGCTATGGGGCGGCGCGGAGCCGTCGATAAATCCTTGCCGCACGGCGCCTTCGGGCGGAAAATCATTTCTGCTGCCGGAGTCCGTGACGCCCGAGATGTTGCAAACAGTGTTCAGAGACGAGGCGGGCATTCACGCGACCCTCGAAGTGGTCGAAGGCGACACGGGGAACTGGCTGCACGTCCTGCACCGGGTCAAAGATGAACGCGACGTGTTTTTTGTTGCCAACCAGGTGTACGAGGGACCGGCCAGGACGTTCACCCTGCGCGCTCAAGCCAAGGGGTTTCCCGAGTGCTGGGATCCGCTGCGCAACGATATTTCCGCCCTGCCGTTCACGCGCATCAGCGAAAACGAAGCCGAGTTCAAACTCACCCTGGAACCCCTCGAAAGCGTGTTGCTCGTGTTCACGCCTGAATCCCGTTCGAAACCAGCGCGAATCCAGGAAAGCGGGGCCAAACCAAGGCGCGTGCTCGACCTGGCGCGGACAGGCGAAGCCAAGACGCCGGAACCTGCGGCGCTCTCCCTGGAAGGGTGCAAGTGGGTATGGCATCCCGGCGAGAACGCCCTCACCAACGCCCCTCCCGGCATGCGGTACTTCCGCAAAACCGTGTCGCTGCCGGACACTTCGGGGCTCGCGTCGGCCCGGGCTCTGCTCAGCGCCGACAACGCCTTTGTCCTCTTCGTGAACGGCAACGAGATTGGCCGAAGCGCGCCCGGAGACGAAGCGTGGAGGCAACCGCAGGAATTCCAGCTTACAGGCGCCCTTCGCGCAGGCGACAACGTGCTTGCAATTGCCGCCGAGAACACGAGCGGCAAGGACAATCCCGCCGGAGTGATCGGACGGTTCGAGTTCCACTTCACTTCGGACAACGTTGTCTTCCAGATTAACCTGGACGCTTCGTGGCAGGCCTCCCGGGAAGCTCCGGACGGTTGGAACGCGTCCGTCGAAACGCCGGGAACGTGGCTGGCGGCCGCCGAGGTCGTGCAGTACGGCGATGCCCCCTGGGGTCATGTCGGCAAGCCCCTGAGCCGTCCGGCCAACCCGTTCGAGGGCGTGTTTGCCCTGCCCGAGGGCGTCGATCTGGCCAAGGAGCGGGTCTGCGTCGAGATGGACGGCGTATTCGAAGGCGCGCGGCTTACCGTTAACGGCGCTTATGCCGGCGGCGTCATCGGCGCCCCCTTCCGCGTCGACATCACCCGGCATCTCGCCTCCGGCGAGAACAAGCTGCTCATCGAACCCTATGCGCCGGAAACCGTGCGCCTGGCATTGTATGACTGA